From the Primulina tabacum isolate GXHZ01 chromosome 3, ASM2559414v2, whole genome shotgun sequence genome, one window contains:
- the LOC142539473 gene encoding AT-hook motif nuclear-localized protein 11-like isoform X1 yields MDQRERMTLSGGSYYMHRGSTEPVAGFLDSTIMNSLSNANLHFPSNIGSSLIGSTLALDTSSTISPQRVSAGPPSAVLQGEPVRRKRGRPRKYGRDGAVPSAFLPSTSNPTLTVSRTEKQRGRPPLTGRKLKLSCLGASLLNFGGTLTPHVIHIVKGEDIKRKILSFFGLRQQAIVILSGVGAISTVNCRTSSSGGTITYEGCFDMLNLSGSYMHDDTDGPSGGLNVTFAGPDGHVIGGGVEGVLIAASPVQIIVGSMLPRSSKIKAKVEDGLKPSMDPPTYVHPTQNLAPVGSWPGL; encoded by the exons ATGGATCAAAGGGAGCGTATGACACTATCCGGTGGTTCCTATTACATGCACAGAGGAAGCACGGAACCGGTGGCGGGTTTTCTTGATTCAACCATTATGAATTCATTATCTAATGCTAACCTGCACTTTCCATCTAACATCGGTAGCAGCTTGATTGGTTCAACATTAGCTTTGGATACTTCATCAACAATATCACCACAAAGAGTTAGTGCAGGACCACCTTCTGCAGTGCTGCAAGGCGAACCCGTACGCCGAAAACGGGGAAGGCCGAGGAAATATGGGCGGGATGGTGCCGTTCCATCGGCATTCCTTCCTTCCACGTCTAATCCTACGTTAACAGTAAGCCGGACTGAAAAACAGAGAGGAAGGCCACCACTGACTGGTCGAAAGCTAAAATTATCTTGTCTTG GCGCATCTTTGTTAAATTTTGGTGGAACTTTGACTCCACATGTCATCCACATCGTTAAGGGAGAA GATATCAAAAGAAAAATACTATCATTTTTCGGGCTGAGACAACAGGCTATTGTCATATTATCAGGCGTTGGCGCCATCTCAACTGTAAATTGTAGAACCTCAAGTTCGGGTGGGACTATCACGTATGAG GGGTGTTTTGATATGTTAAATTTATCTGGCTCTTATATGCACGATGATACTGACGGCCCGAGTGGTGGTCTGAATGTCACTTTTGCTGGTCCTGATGGGCATGTTATAGGTGGTGGTGTTGAGGGTGTTCTCATTGCAGCTAGCCCGGTCCAG ATTATCGTGGGAAGTATGCTGCCTCGCTCTTCGAAGATCAAAGCTAAGGTGGAGGATGGTCTAAAACCTTCGATGGATCCTCCAACCTACGTTCATCCGACTCAAAATCTAGCTCCGGTGGGCAGCTGGCCGGGTTTGTAG
- the LOC142539473 gene encoding AT-hook motif nuclear-localized protein 11-like isoform X2: MDQRERMTLSGGSYYMHRGSTEPVAGFLDSTIMNSLSNANLHFPSNIGSSLIGSTLALDTSSTISPQRVSAGPPSAVLQGEPVRRKRGRPRKYGRDGAVPSAFLPSTSNPTLTVSRTEKQRGRPPLTGRKLKLSCLGASLLNFGGTLTPHVIHIVKGEDIKRKILSFFGLRQQAIVILSGVGAISTVNCRTSSSGGTITYEGCFDMLNLSGSYMHDDTDGPSGGLNVTFAGPDGHVIGGGVEGVLIAASPVQILLYPIHSRLSWEVCCLALRRSKLRWRMV; the protein is encoded by the exons ATGGATCAAAGGGAGCGTATGACACTATCCGGTGGTTCCTATTACATGCACAGAGGAAGCACGGAACCGGTGGCGGGTTTTCTTGATTCAACCATTATGAATTCATTATCTAATGCTAACCTGCACTTTCCATCTAACATCGGTAGCAGCTTGATTGGTTCAACATTAGCTTTGGATACTTCATCAACAATATCACCACAAAGAGTTAGTGCAGGACCACCTTCTGCAGTGCTGCAAGGCGAACCCGTACGCCGAAAACGGGGAAGGCCGAGGAAATATGGGCGGGATGGTGCCGTTCCATCGGCATTCCTTCCTTCCACGTCTAATCCTACGTTAACAGTAAGCCGGACTGAAAAACAGAGAGGAAGGCCACCACTGACTGGTCGAAAGCTAAAATTATCTTGTCTTG GCGCATCTTTGTTAAATTTTGGTGGAACTTTGACTCCACATGTCATCCACATCGTTAAGGGAGAA GATATCAAAAGAAAAATACTATCATTTTTCGGGCTGAGACAACAGGCTATTGTCATATTATCAGGCGTTGGCGCCATCTCAACTGTAAATTGTAGAACCTCAAGTTCGGGTGGGACTATCACGTATGAG GGGTGTTTTGATATGTTAAATTTATCTGGCTCTTATATGCACGATGATACTGACGGCCCGAGTGGTGGTCTGAATGTCACTTTTGCTGGTCCTGATGGGCATGTTATAGGTGGTGGTGTTGAGGGTGTTCTCATTGCAGCTAGCCCGGTCCAG ATCTTGCTTTATCCCATCCATTCCAGATTATCGTGGGAAGTATGCTGCCTCGCTCTTCGAAGATCAAAGCTAAGGTGGAGGATGGTCTAA